A single genomic interval of Campylobacter anatolicus harbors:
- a CDS encoding COG3400 family protein → MKKILIVADGIFADSFLKRLFESKAAQHDYTIISQNQGKFDNKDNLENFNFHYFDPTSLSKLKSVADGYFSQFCIIMQNLNEAFEVYLNLRKISTKTNIVFTNIWHFDDEQKTIISSDKHLKIVDARDLVASRLINYIPDVPVLADNIGISEGEIMEVKVPIGSAYMYRHLNSIQQKKWRIALIYRTNEIILPSPSVMIHPNDTLLIVGDPKILQNVYRSIKREPGQFPSPFGNNIYTIIDMRVMSKERVKRLIENSLYTHSKLTNRRLIFKVLNPTLCENLNTLKMINDKNIVVLFDYFAKDNSKVKFEINMLDVGLLITDNEYFFKFKRLFYDVKLPILKTGVLKIEEIKQGVILGAGGDEIENQSAVIMDCCKQLDVDIKFYHFDTSGDKDALSEHFESLSNLFSKCIMIESSNEKNPLITLKNSKNLLQFVIFDEKFIRVDAFAFLSTDMNRLYRRLSKNAQLFVPVSI, encoded by the coding sequence ATGAAAAAAATTTTGATAGTAGCAGATGGGATATTTGCCGATAGCTTTTTAAAAAGGCTTTTTGAATCAAAGGCGGCACAGCACGACTATACGATAATAAGCCAAAATCAAGGTAAATTTGATAATAAAGATAATCTAGAAAATTTTAACTTTCACTACTTTGATCCAACAAGCCTTTCAAAGTTAAAAAGTGTTGCAGATGGCTATTTTAGCCAGTTTTGTATCATTATGCAAAATTTAAATGAAGCGTTTGAAGTATATCTAAATTTACGCAAAATAAGCACAAAAACTAACATTGTTTTTACAAATATCTGGCATTTTGATGACGAGCAAAAGACTATAATAAGTTCGGATAAACATCTAAAAATCGTTGATGCTAGGGATTTGGTAGCTTCAAGGCTTATAAACTATATCCCAGATGTGCCAGTTTTAGCTGATAACATCGGCATTAGCGAGGGTGAGATAATGGAGGTAAAGGTGCCCATAGGAAGTGCATATATGTATCGTCACCTTAACTCAATCCAACAAAAAAAGTGGCGTATAGCTTTGATATATCGCACAAATGAGATAATACTGCCAAGTCCAAGTGTTATGATACATCCAAATGACACTCTCTTAATTGTAGGTGATCCAAAAATATTACAAAACGTTTATCGCTCAATAAAACGTGAACCAGGTCAGTTTCCTAGCCCCTTTGGCAACAACATATATACAATTATCGATATGCGTGTAATGAGTAAAGAGCGTGTTAAAAGATTGATAGAAAACAGTTTATATACTCACTCAAAATTGACAAATAGACGACTTATATTTAAGGTCTTAAATCCAACTTTATGTGAAAATTTAAACACATTAAAGATGATAAATGATAAAAATATCGTTGTTTTATTTGATTATTTTGCCAAGGATAACTCTAAAGTTAAATTTGAGATAAATATGCTTGATGTTGGGCTTTTGATAACTGACAATGAGTATTTTTTCAAATTTAAACGGCTATTTTATGATGTAAAATTACCTATATTAAAAACTGGTGTGCTTAAGATAGAAGAGATAAAACAAGGTGTTATCTTGGGTGCTGGTGGCGACGAGATAGAGAATCAAAGTGCTGTTATTATGGACTGCTGTAAACAGCTTGATGTGGATATTAAATTTTATCATTTTGATACAAGTGGCGACAAAGATGCACTAAGTGAGCATTTTGAAAGTCTTAGTAATCTCTTTTCAAAATGCATAATGATCGAAAGTAGCAATGAGAAAAATCCTTTAATTACACTTAAAAATAGCAAAAATCTCTTGCAATTTGTGATATTTGATGAAAAATTTATAAGAGTTGATGCATTTGCGTTTTTATCCACTGATATGAATAGACTCTATAGACGTTTAAGTAAAAATGCACAGCTTTTTGTGCCAGTAAGTATTTAA
- a CDS encoding adenylosuccinate lyase, with protein MHTLESLSIQTTDDVLFRDLRDMINKNFKNNIANKGKVIAFYEESEIPQRKCFVKFIKKLYEKQSGKSLNLNFAEYKTIKLNYIQKNAISSVLNIEVDFLRDEVIFTLNETPKIFTTYLMQKFKNNATNYNHKLNKLSVKVALESDFDVLGEFLAKKEHMKFIVHFDFDMTDFERFKHKFKVQNSSKFINRFSALASMLEENFEILGCDKNDSFDEIRESYLKLVKIYHPDRHANKTQKIQEQYRANFEKIQNAYEALKPFYKNQEAFVSA; from the coding sequence ATGCATACTTTAGAGTCACTTAGTATACAAACCACAGATGATGTGCTATTTCGCGATCTGCGAGATATGATAAATAAAAATTTTAAAAACAACATAGCAAATAAAGGCAAGGTTATAGCATTTTACGAAGAGAGTGAGATACCGCAACGTAAATGCTTTGTCAAATTTATAAAAAAATTATATGAAAAGCAAAGTGGCAAATCACTTAATCTAAATTTCGCCGAATACAAAACTATAAAGCTAAACTATATTCAAAAAAATGCTATATCTAGTGTATTAAATATTGAAGTTGATTTTTTAAGAGATGAGGTGATATTTACTTTAAATGAGACTCCAAAGATATTTACCACGTATCTAATGCAAAAATTTAAAAACAACGCAACAAACTATAATCATAAGCTAAATAAACTAAGTGTAAAAGTAGCTTTGGAAAGCGATTTTGACGTGCTTGGCGAGTTTTTAGCTAAAAAAGAACATATGAAATTTATAGTGCATTTTGACTTTGATATGACGGACTTTGAGAGATTTAAACATAAATTTAAGGTGCAAAACTCATCTAAATTTATAAACCGCTTCTCAGCATTAGCCAGTATGCTTGAAGAGAATTTTGAAATTTTAGGTTGCGACAAAAATGATAGCTTTGATGAGATTAGGGAGAGCTATCTAAAACTTGTAAAAATCTACCATCCAGACCGCCACGCAAATAAAACACAAAAGATACAAGAACAGTACCGAGCAAATTTTGAAAAGATACAAAACGCATATGAAGCGTTAAAGCCGTTTTATAAAAATCAAGAGGCATTTGTGAGTGCATAG
- the mtaB gene encoding tRNA (N(6)-L-threonylcarbamoyladenosine(37)-C(2))-methylthiotransferase MtaB — translation MQKVFFKTFGCRTNIYDTELMKRYITDYEITNDEESADIVVINSCTVTNSADSGVRAYINGVKKRGARVVLTGCGAVSKGRELFNKSGIFGVLGASQKANINTLLNSKERFFELGNLNSIDKDIVTNYENHTKAFIKIQEGCNFNCSYCIIPSVRGKARSMNENAIINEAKILASNGYNELVLTGTNIGSYGKDSNSSLGRLVANLGAISGIRRIRLGSIEPSQIDESFREILKESWLERHLHIALQHTSERMLRIMRRRNEAYKDIELFNELSQMGFALGTDFIVGHPGESSEIWEEALINFKKFPLTHIHAFVYSPRQNTHSATLKADVSGNVAKARLHQIKEIVSQNNFKFREKNRVELEILVEQKQGEYYEGFDQFYNKFKVKSAQNISKEWLKISDYEVKYEGNFAKI, via the coding sequence GTGCAAAAAGTATTTTTTAAAACATTTGGTTGTCGCACAAATATCTACGACACCGAACTTATGAAACGTTATATCACAGATTATGAGATAACAAATGATGAAGAGAGTGCAGACATAGTCGTAATAAATTCCTGCACTGTTACAAATTCTGCCGATAGTGGGGTCAGAGCGTATATAAACGGTGTAAAAAAGCGTGGTGCAAGGGTTGTGCTTACTGGTTGCGGTGCAGTCAGTAAAGGCAGAGAGCTATTTAATAAAAGTGGGATATTTGGTGTATTGGGAGCTAGCCAGAAGGCAAATATTAATACGCTTTTAAACTCAAAAGAGCGGTTTTTTGAGCTTGGAAATTTAAATAGCATCGATAAGGATATCGTTACAAACTACGAAAATCACACAAAGGCTTTTATAAAAATTCAAGAGGGATGTAATTTTAATTGTAGTTATTGCATAATCCCATCTGTGCGTGGCAAAGCTCGCAGTATGAATGAGAATGCTATCATAAATGAAGCAAAAATTTTAGCCAGTAATGGCTATAACGAGCTTGTGCTAACTGGCACAAATATCGGTAGCTATGGCAAGGATAGCAATAGCTCACTTGGGCGACTTGTGGCAAATTTAGGTGCTATCTCTGGTATCCGTCGTATACGTCTTGGTAGCATCGAGCCAAGCCAGATAGATGAGAGCTTTCGTGAAATTTTAAAGGAGAGTTGGCTAGAACGACACCTACATATCGCACTTCAACATACAAGTGAGCGGATGTTACGCATTATGAGGCGACGAAACGAGGCGTATAAGGATATAGAGCTATTTAATGAGCTTAGTCAGATGGGCTTTGCACTTGGGACCGACTTTATCGTGGGACATCCGGGTGAGAGTAGCGAGATATGGGAGGAAGCATTAATAAATTTTAAAAAATTTCCACTTACGCATATACATGCATTTGTCTACTCGCCACGTCAAAATACTCACTCAGCCACACTAAAAGCTGATGTCAGCGGTAATGTAGCAAAAGCAAGATTGCATCAGATAAAAGAGATTGTCTCACAAAATAACTTTAAATTTAGAGAGAAAAATAGAGTTGAGCTAGAGATTTTAGTGGAGCAAAAACAAGGTGAGTACTACGAGGGATTTGATCAGTTTTATAATAAATTTAAGGTAAAATCAGCCCAAAATATAAGCAAAGAGTGGCTTAAGATAAGTGATTATGAGGTTAAATATGAAGGTAATTTTGCGAAAATTTAA
- a CDS encoding RNA polymerase factor sigma-54 produces MLRQAQALAPKTKLNQTLRSWLPILQSSLDELKETLEPFVAENPFISIEHKNLIQPGKNTKKNFFTEITRSSVSDTIESVSIYKQSLYEKLIEQINPPLFPTTKSQEIAQKIVECINHEGYFEYDVAVFKEIERNDVERVRARFAYLEPVGVGAVDFKESFLFQLSQSEVSDEVYECAKQIILNFENIERLIKLKHYDEALKIIKKFKNPPAIEYMDEPLPITPDIIISTDENGISVSVNDDFYPQVVLDTQGHNESDEFISSRVKEGRDLIDALSMRKATLYKIGLMIVEYQYDYFFGGDIKPMKLRDIAEDLGRSASTISRAIANKFIASPRGTIAMKSFFTAALDEDVSNAMIKEFLVNLIKNENRAKPLGDQQILELIQKEFNITIVRRTITKYRKALNIGSSSERKKAYYISGLSFERL; encoded by the coding sequence ATGCTACGACAAGCCCAAGCTTTAGCACCAAAAACTAAACTGAATCAAACGCTTAGAAGTTGGCTACCGATACTTCAAAGTAGCCTTGATGAGCTAAAAGAGACGCTTGAGCCGTTCGTTGCAGAAAATCCTTTTATAAGCATAGAGCATAAAAATTTAATCCAGCCAGGCAAAAATACAAAGAAAAATTTTTTTACTGAGATCACGCGTAGCTCAGTCTCAGACACGATTGAAAGCGTAAGTATCTATAAGCAAAGCTTATATGAAAAGCTAATCGAGCAGATAAATCCGCCACTTTTCCCCACTACAAAGTCCCAAGAGATAGCACAAAAGATAGTGGAGTGCATAAATCACGAAGGATATTTTGAGTATGATGTAGCGGTTTTTAAAGAGATTGAGAGAAATGATGTAGAGCGAGTGAGAGCGAGGTTTGCATACCTTGAGCCTGTTGGTGTTGGAGCGGTGGACTTTAAAGAGAGCTTTTTATTTCAACTTAGTCAAAGCGAAGTGAGCGACGAAGTGTATGAATGTGCTAAGCAAATTATATTAAATTTTGAAAATATTGAACGTCTGATAAAACTAAAACACTATGATGAAGCTCTAAAAATCATCAAAAAATTTAAAAATCCACCCGCGATTGAGTATATGGACGAGCCGTTGCCAATCACGCCAGATATAATTATAAGCACTGACGAGAATGGCATAAGCGTAAGCGTAAATGATGATTTTTATCCGCAAGTGGTGTTAGACACTCAAGGACATAATGAGAGCGATGAATTTATAAGTAGTAGAGTAAAAGAGGGGAGAGACCTGATAGACGCACTTTCTATGCGAAAAGCAACGCTTTATAAGATAGGGCTTATGATAGTTGAGTATCAGTATGATTATTTTTTCGGCGGGGATATAAAGCCGATGAAATTGCGTGATATAGCCGAAGACTTGGGGCGTTCGGCTTCTACTATCTCACGTGCGATAGCAAATAAATTTATCGCCTCTCCACGTGGGACGATCGCTATGAAGTCATTTTTTACCGCTGCACTTGATGAAGATGTCTCAAACGCTATGATAAAGGAGTTTTTAGTAAATTTAATCAAAAATGAAAATAGGGCAAAGCCACTTGGAGATCAGCAAATTTTAGAGCTAATACAAAAAGAATTTAACATAACTATCGTGCGTAGGACGATCACGAAGTATCGCAAGGCACTAAATATAGGCAGTTCAAGTGAGAGAAAGAAAGCTTATTATATCAGTGGCTTATCCTTTGAGCGTCTTTAG
- a CDS encoding MlaD family protein, translating to MENRNSYTIVGMFFVFCMSALAIFLWWMTSGENSKVEYKNYYIQTAELPSGVKVDSQVKFIGVVAGSVSAIDFVHGDTTLIEITMKIRDDLPIKKDSLASIELNVISGVAVINISRGMLDFDKNERPIIKLDANLLSKISSNAKNITEKIDQSLDKLNNFFSDKNIAKLQSILEHIDVFTANISDPKATENIDIMIQNLRDITTKLNQSDTKELISNLNTLLINSNKFIGSINKLAQDFDNMQNLLALKISGGEYDLRALLNPAVVEFSRFLNDFQKTLREFRGALYRLEESPYEFFFKDTQENGDRK from the coding sequence ATGGAAAATAGAAATTCTTATACTATAGTCGGTATGTTTTTTGTATTTTGTATGAGTGCGTTAGCGATATTTTTGTGGTGGATGACAAGCGGTGAAAACTCAAAAGTTGAATATAAAAATTACTATATCCAAACCGCCGAACTTCCAAGTGGTGTTAAAGTTGATTCTCAAGTTAAATTTATAGGCGTTGTGGCTGGTAGTGTTAGTGCGATAGACTTTGTGCATGGCGATACAACACTTATAGAGATCACTATGAAAATTCGCGATGATCTACCGATAAAAAAAGATAGTTTAGCAAGTATTGAGCTAAATGTGATAAGCGGAGTAGCGGTTATAAATATCTCACGAGGAATGCTAGACTTTGATAAAAATGAACGTCCTATTATAAAACTAGATGCAAATTTACTATCTAAAATCAGTAGTAATGCTAAAAATATAACTGAAAAGATAGATCAAAGCCTAGATAAACTTAATAACTTTTTCTCAGACAAAAATATCGCAAAGCTTCAGTCAATACTAGAACATATTGACGTTTTTACGGCAAATATCAGTGACCCTAAAGCGACAGAAAATATAGATATAATGATACAAAATTTAAGAGATATCACTACTAAATTAAACCAATCTGATACAAAAGAGCTGATAAGTAATCTAAATACATTACTTATAAATTCTAATAAATTTATAGGCTCAATTAATAAATTGGCACAAGACTTTGACAATATGCAAAATTTATTAGCTTTAAAGATCTCAGGTGGCGAATATGATCTAAGAGCACTTTTAAACCCTGCTGTTGTTGAATTTAGTAGATTTTTAAATGATTTTCAAAAGACGTTACGTGAGTTTAGAGGGGCACTTTATAGGTTAGAAGAGAGCCCGTATGAATTTTTCTTTAAAGATACACAAGAAAATGGAGATAGGAAATGA
- a CDS encoding ABC-type transport auxiliary lipoprotein family protein, with translation MRLNFMYNFTQNYFKLAILGTFILLVFSGCSLKFGVPAATMYEIYYSKKECAIYDITRKNIYIESVSALDMVDTRQILVVAENNQIRYLKDAKFVSLPSEMIYKALVKGAYSNCHAKPIFAPNPEDLRLKVSVISLQIRGDKAEVSLAYELFNASKSIKSGMINKELFCPDPSSKMVFDTINNATNLAIDELLAQII, from the coding sequence ATGAGATTAAATTTTATGTATAATTTTACGCAAAATTATTTTAAGTTGGCTATTTTAGGAACTTTTATATTATTAGTATTTTCTGGATGTTCGCTTAAATTTGGTGTTCCAGCTGCAACAATGTATGAGATTTACTATTCTAAAAAAGAGTGTGCGATATATGACATAACACGCAAAAATATCTATATCGAAAGTGTAAGTGCCCTTGATATGGTCGATACTAGACAAATTTTAGTCGTAGCTGAAAATAATCAGATAAGATATTTAAAAGATGCTAAATTTGTATCATTGCCAAGCGAGATGATATATAAAGCTTTGGTTAAAGGGGCTTACTCAAACTGCCATGCAAAGCCTATTTTTGCACCAAACCCAGAGGATCTTCGCTTAAAAGTAAGCGTCATATCTTTACAAATAAGAGGTGATAAAGCAGAAGTTAGTTTAGCTTATGAGCTATTTAACGCGTCAAAATCAATCAAATCAGGTATGATAAACAAAGAGCTTTTTTGTCCAGATCCAAGTTCAAAAATGGTATTTGATACAATAAATAATGCAACAAATTTAGCTATAGACGAGCTTTTGGCACAGATTATTTAG
- a CDS encoding mechanosensitive ion channel domain-containing protein, with the protein MRILAFLFVIFVALYAEQNASVPQLNDSINDIKKQIEAIDESLKGNIWITRYANYNTYQKLAFELENAQAEFKKMDKKSAKSSELVRHIDTLKQQINLLQEYENTPFSNMLVAPEVSSPPRITNPIALISGFSYIKQVKNDKQEYSRHITELDSIILKLENKEILLVSIVENNGTEKNRETLYDVRQEISDFNGAKQIATTTFDVYEKRADEAINITTEEIKSQFFSMLTIAIIILITIALTFFAKFIAKRTISDNERFYTVNKFLNFLDVTIIILILLFAYIENVTYVITVLGFASAGIAIAMKDMFMSILGWMVIMFGGSIHVGDRVRVLHNGSEFVGDVIDISMLRMTIFEDVTYTTYKSNRRAGRIVFVPNNYIFTNLIANYSHYGMKTVWDGIDVVISFDSNHKKAVYIAKNIIRKYSKGYTDIAKRQMNKMRSQYSIKNPNVEPRIFTFFEPYGINISSWYMTNSYAALMLRSTISAELIDAFNAEDDIRIAYPTQTMYLSKKRDAAEHSEHIEISESSN; encoded by the coding sequence ATGAGAATTTTAGCATTTTTATTTGTTATATTTGTTGCACTTTATGCTGAACAAAATGCAAGTGTACCACAACTAAATGATAGTATAAACGATATAAAAAAACAGATAGAAGCTATAGATGAGTCGTTAAAAGGTAACATCTGGATAACTCGTTATGCAAACTACAATACATATCAAAAACTTGCTTTTGAGCTTGAAAATGCCCAAGCCGAGTTTAAAAAAATGGATAAAAAATCAGCAAAAAGCTCCGAACTAGTAAGACATATCGATACACTAAAACAGCAGATAAATTTATTACAAGAGTATGAAAACACGCCATTTTCTAATATGCTTGTTGCCCCAGAAGTTTCAAGTCCACCGCGTATTACAAATCCGATCGCACTAATCTCTGGATTTTCTTATATAAAGCAAGTAAAAAATGATAAACAGGAGTATTCGCGTCATATTACAGAGCTTGATTCTATTATTTTAAAACTTGAAAATAAAGAAATTTTACTAGTTAGTATAGTCGAAAATAATGGAACCGAAAAAAATCGTGAGACGCTTTATGATGTTAGGCAAGAGATTAGCGACTTTAATGGAGCAAAGCAGATAGCCACTACTACATTTGACGTCTATGAAAAACGAGCAGATGAAGCGATAAATATTACAACCGAAGAGATAAAGTCGCAGTTTTTTAGTATGCTTACTATCGCGATCATTATACTTATAACTATCGCATTGACATTTTTTGCCAAATTTATAGCAAAACGAACGATAAGTGATAACGAGCGATTCTACACAGTTAATAAATTTTTAAATTTTTTAGATGTAACAATTATTATTTTGATACTACTTTTTGCATATATAGAAAATGTAACTTATGTTATAACCGTACTAGGCTTTGCCTCTGCTGGTATAGCTATTGCTATGAAAGATATGTTTATGAGTATACTTGGCTGGATGGTTATAATGTTTGGTGGATCGATACATGTCGGAGATCGCGTCAGAGTGCTGCATAATGGCTCTGAATTTGTAGGTGATGTTATAGATATATCAATGCTTAGAATGACTATATTTGAAGATGTTACTTATACAACATATAAGAGTAACAGGCGTGCAGGACGAATAGTTTTTGTTCCAAATAATTATATATTTACTAACCTTATTGCAAATTACTCACACTATGGTATGAAGACCGTATGGGACGGCATAGATGTTGTTATAAGCTTTGATAGCAATCATAAAAAGGCAGTCTATATAGCAAAAAACATAATCCGTAAATACTCAAAAGGCTACACCGATATTGCAAAGCGTCAGATGAATAAAATGCGAAGCCAATATAGTATAAAAAATCCAAATGTTGAGCCTAGAATTTTTACATTTTTTGAGCCTTATGGTATCAATATCTCAAGCTGGTATATGACAAATTCTTACGCAGCACTAATGCTTAGAAGCACTATAAGTGCAGAGCTTATAGATGCATTTAATGCCGAAGATGATATTAGGATAGCCTATCCAACGCAGACGATGTATCTTAGCAAAAAGCGTGATGCTGCAGAGCATAGTGAACACATTGAGATAAGCGAGAGTAGTAACTAG
- a CDS encoding MlaE family ABC transporter permease: MNFNSKNGTAQLILSGEISYKDAKIVQNTLSKLNKFKDQTSIRIDMSELKRVDYSILILIKRALVGKKFELIANDENIKAMFKLVDDEHIDFTYMPPQNKLNFFARLGKKICSGGINLLEFSAFFGEFIVKSFKILFNPQNLRLKEFSNYIKDAGVNAIFIVSLTAFLIGIVLAYLGSSMLANFGASIFIVEIMGILTLREVAPLIAAIVVAGRSASSFTTQIGAMKITEEIDAMKTMGFEPFNFLVLPRIIAMVLSLPIVIFIADSISILGQMIICNGLLDISFNDYLSRFKDMVELRHFAVGMIKAPFFGIAIAIIGCMRGTNVAMSTQSLGEMTTKSVVDSIFCVIALDAFFAIMFMWIKL, from the coding sequence ATAAATTTTAACTCAAAAAATGGCACAGCACAGTTGATTTTAAGTGGAGAGATTAGCTATAAGGATGCCAAAATCGTACAAAATACATTAAGCAAACTAAACAAATTTAAAGACCAAACAAGTATAAGAATAGATATGAGTGAGTTAAAGCGAGTTGATTATTCGATACTGATACTCATAAAACGTGCCTTAGTAGGTAAAAAATTTGAACTTATAGCAAATGATGAAAATATCAAAGCTATGTTTAAGCTTGTTGATGATGAGCATATCGATTTTACCTATATGCCACCACAAAATAAATTAAATTTTTTTGCTAGACTTGGTAAGAAAATTTGTAGCGGTGGGATAAATTTGCTTGAGTTTAGTGCATTTTTTGGTGAGTTTATTGTCAAGTCGTTTAAAATTTTATTTAACCCGCAAAATCTACGGCTAAAAGAGTTTAGCAACTATATAAAAGATGCTGGTGTAAATGCCATATTTATCGTATCTCTGACCGCTTTTTTGATCGGTATAGTTTTAGCTTATCTTGGTAGCTCTATGCTTGCAAATTTTGGTGCGAGTATATTTATCGTTGAGATCATGGGGATCTTAACGCTTCGTGAAGTAGCTCCTCTTATTGCCGCTATTGTTGTTGCTGGGCGATCAGCATCAAGCTTTACAACACAGATCGGTGCGATGAAGATTACTGAAGAGATTGACGCGATGAAGACGATGGGCTTTGAGCCATTTAACTTTCTGGTCCTACCGCGTATCATCGCGATGGTGCTATCGCTACCGATTGTTATATTTATCGCTGATTCTATTAGTATCTTAGGTCAAATGATAATCTGCAATGGTCTGCTTGACATAAGCTTTAATGACTATTTAAGTCGTTTTAAAGATATGGTTGAGCTAAGACACTTTGCGGTTGGTATGATAAAAGCCCCATTTTTTGGTATTGCTATTGCTATCATTGGGTGTATGCGTGGAACAAATGTCGCTATGAGTACACAAAGCCTTGGAGAGATGACAACAAAAAGTGTTGTGGATTCGATCTTTTGCGTGATTGCACTTGATGCATTTTTTGCGATAATGTTTATGTGGATAAAATTATGA
- a CDS encoding ABC transporter ATP-binding protein: MSVIIRGENITTSYGERIMHDNVSWSINEGEIYGFLGGSGSGKTTLMKTMMYLKAPDSGDIFFDGKNIWKSDTKTQKEIKLYSGTMFQFGALYSAMTILDNVGVLLSEYSKFTKRQIDEISMFWIQKVGLKKEVASLYPSELSGGMKKRAALARALVLSPKVLFLDEPNSGLDPVSSRQMDALVKDLRDSIGLSVVMVTHDADSIFDILDRFLIIENRKIAFEGTIAELEKFGHNPLEELFKTRKK, encoded by the coding sequence ATGAGTGTTATAATACGCGGAGAAAATATTACAACTAGTTATGGCGAACGTATAATGCATGATAATGTCAGCTGGAGCATAAATGAAGGTGAAATTTATGGCTTTTTGGGTGGCTCTGGTAGTGGCAAAACAACACTTATGAAGACGATGATGTATCTTAAAGCTCCTGATAGTGGCGATATATTTTTTGATGGCAAAAATATTTGGAAAAGCGACACAAAAACACAAAAAGAGATAAAGCTATATAGTGGAACGATGTTTCAATTTGGTGCTTTGTATAGTGCGATGACGATACTTGATAATGTTGGTGTTTTACTAAGTGAGTATTCAAAATTTACAAAGCGTCAGATTGATGAGATATCGATGTTTTGGATACAAAAAGTAGGGCTTAAAAAAGAGGTGGCAAGTTTGTATCCTAGTGAGTTAAGTGGTGGTATGAAAAAGCGTGCAGCACTAGCTCGTGCCTTAGTACTTAGCCCAAAGGTGCTATTTTTAGATGAGCCAAATAGCGGACTTGATCCGGTCAGCTCACGTCAGATGGATGCACTTGTAAAAGATCTACGTGATAGCATCGGACTTTCAGTAGTTATGGTTACTCACGATGCTGATAGTATATTTGATATACTTGATCGATTTTTGATAATAGAAAATAGAAAAATAGCCTTTGAAGGGACGATAGCTGAGCTTGAAAAATTCGGGCATAATCCACTTGAAGAGCTGTTTAAAACAAGGAAGAAATAG
- the aroB gene encoding 3-dehydroquinate synthase, producing the protein MQINLNLVQKEQSYNVYINELKRLTLKGKVAIVTNPKVAGLHLKTLLSCLECDKYFIISVPDGEEYKNLSTIELILEQLFVSRLDRSDTLIAFGGGVISDMVGFVASIYERGIKFINIPTTLLSQVDASVGGKTGVNNKFGKNLIGSFYQPKAVYCESKFLLTLSQREFAAGMAEAIKMAICFDKDMFEWLDNIELKDEKNLAELVYKAVQIKTRVVELDERERGLRALLNYGHTFAHVIEQQTNYKTYLHGEAVAIGINMANELALRLGLLVQNECEQIRKVLHKFNLPTSYSINDVEGFYDAFFLDKKTENKMIKFILPNGIGNAIIKNDVKKYDVIKILREFV; encoded by the coding sequence ATGCAAATAAATTTAAATTTAGTGCAAAAAGAGCAAAGTTATAACGTTTATATCAATGAACTTAAGCGGTTAACACTCAAAGGTAAAGTAGCGATCGTAACAAATCCAAAAGTCGCAGGTCTACACCTTAAGACGCTTTTAAGTTGTCTTGAGTGTGATAAATATTTTATCATTAGCGTCCCTGACGGTGAAGAGTATAAAAATTTATCTACTATCGAGCTTATATTAGAGCAACTTTTTGTTAGTAGGCTTGATCGTAGCGATACTCTTATAGCTTTTGGTGGCGGGGTTATTAGTGATATGGTGGGATTTGTAGCAAGTATTTATGAACGTGGGATAAAATTTATAAATATCCCAACTACACTTTTATCTCAGGTGGACGCTAGTGTTGGTGGTAAAACTGGAGTTAATAATAAATTTGGTAAAAATTTAATCGGCTCATTTTACCAACCTAAGGCGGTTTATTGTGAGAGTAAATTCTTGCTTACTCTCTCGCAGCGTGAGTTTGCAGCAGGTATGGCAGAGGCTATTAAAATGGCGATTTGCTTTGATAAAGATATGTTTGAGTGGCTTGATAATATAGAGCTAAAAGATGAGAAAAATTTAGCCGAGCTTGTATACAAAGCGGTGCAGATAAAAACACGTGTAGTTGAGCTTGATGAAAGAGAGCGTGGCTTAAGAGCACTGTTAAACTATGGACATACATTTGCACACGTGATAGAACAGCAAACAAATTATAAGACTTATTTACACGGTGAAGCAGTGGCTATAGGTATAAATATGGCTAATGAACTTGCCTTACGTTTAGGACTTTTAGTTCAAAATGAGTGTGAACAAATTCGCAAAGTGTTACATAAATTTAATCTGCCAACATCGTATAGTATCAATGATGTAGAGGGCTTTTATGATGCATTTTTTTTAGACAAAAAGACCGAAAATAAAATGATAAAATTTATATTACCAAACGGCATAGGTAATGCTATTATAAAAAATGATGTTAAAAAATATGATGTTATAAAAATTTTAAGAGAATTTGTATGA